The Hemitrygon akajei unplaced genomic scaffold, sHemAka1.3 Scf000033, whole genome shotgun sequence genome includes a region encoding these proteins:
- the LOC140719918 gene encoding C-type lectin domain family 12 member A-like: MNRTQRQCQQQVHELNSTLESRTSDNSLLDLSQRTCLNNLSAMNNNLTILENNISVLNSDLSELNRTHSDLRHQFNQLEMKYRNITESKAQICQYLTRRTVSEQTCPQIWMKYEDRCYFISKTANTYDGARQQCSELDSGLLEINSNKEKNFVSNAVYQSVSYWIGKCADRNVASELLYKMSYGSTSCSNCGMYGSYNCKWKHRFICEKSAHLSPDIPEEIRGFCQQPMGPTSIN; the protein is encoded by the exons ATGAACAGGACACAGCGCCAATGTCAACAGCAAGTCCATGAGTTGAACTCCACCCTTGAATCCAGGACATCCGATAACTCCCTCCTGGATCTCTCGCAGAGAACCTGTCTGAATAATCTTTCCGCTATGAACAACAACCTCACTATCCTCGAAAACAACATTTCCGTCCTCAACTCGGATCTCTCGGAGCTGAATCGAacgcacagcgatctccgtcatcAGTTCAATCAGCTCGAAATGAAGTACAGAAACATCACCGAAAGCAAAGCTCAGATTTGCCAATACCTCACCAGGAGAACAG TTTCAGAGCAAACGTGTCCCCAGATctggatgaaatatgaagaccGGTGTTATTTCATATCCAAGACCGCAAATACTTATGATGGAGCGAGGCAACAATGTTCAGAACTTGATTCAGGGCTCCTCGAAATAAATTCAAACAAGGAAAAG AATTTTGTTTCTAATGCTGTCTATCAATCTGTATCATACTGGATCGGAAAATGCGCGGACAG GAATGTGGCCTCTGAACTTCTGTACAAGATGTCCTATGGATCGACCAGCTGCAGTAACTGCGGCATGTACGGGAGTTATAACTGCAAATGGAAACACAGATTCATCTGCGAGAAATCGGCACATTTATCcccggatattcctgaagagATCCGAGGTTTCTGTCAACAGCCCATGGGGCCGACTTCAATCAACTGA